In the Calderihabitans maritimus genome, TTGGTGTATGTACTGGTTTATAACCCCGCATACTACCTAGCCAATCCCATGGAAATTATTTTTATTAATAAAGGGGGCCTGTCCATTCACGGTGGGATTTTAGGGGGCTTCCTGGTCGGATACCTGTTTATAAAATCCCATAAGCTACCATTCTGGGAAGTGGCGGATACGGTAGCACCGGCATTAATTTTAGCCCAGGGTATCGGGAGGGTCGGCTGTGATGTCTTTGGCGCGCCCATGGGAACCCCCCTACCCTGGGGGGTTACGGTAGACGGAGTCTTGCTTCACCCGGCGCAGGTGTACGAGTTTTTGCTGGATTACCTGCTGTTTGCTTACTTGTGGCTGAAACGCACACGAGCCAGCTACTCCGGCCAGGTATTCCTGCACTACCTAATCGGCTATTCCCTGATCCGGGGCATAGTGGAATTTACCAGGACCAACCCGGTGGTGTATGGTCCCTTTACCGTGGCTCATCTGATGAGTGCCATTGGCATCGTCATCGGTCTTATCTTGATCTGGCGCAGAAAACAAGAAGCCCAACCTAAGGCTTCTGCAACTTCTTCAACGATTAATCTCTGGGGTACTTCCCTCACTACTTTGTTGTTAATGGTCGGTTCCCTATTAGTTTATTACGGGGTTCAAGGCTAAAGAGTTACAACTGTAAGGAGTGGTGCCGGTTGCGGTGTCCAAACTGCCTGGGCAGGAACGTAAGAAGGCTCAAAGGTAATAGATATTTTTGCCTGGAATGCTTCGTGGAAATAGAGGTAAGGCCAGACCAGCTCAGGGTTTATAGCATTAACTCCGGCGGTGAGACCCTTTGCCAGGGAGTTTTCCTGCGTAAAGGCCAAAATGTCTATTGAATTTGGACAGGTACGAGGTGATCATTTTAAAAGATTAAGCCAAAATAGAAGACAATGTAAAGAAAAACCGGTTAAGTGAAAGGGAGGAGGTTGAGGCATGGCCGAGTTTTTCAGCAAATACGGCAGTTGGATTTTGATTGGCGCATTGCTCATAGCCATTAAAATTTGGGAACTCGTTTTCCAAGTAGGGGTTTACCTCGGTACTTTAGATTCCGTCATTAACCCACCTACTTTAGCAGCTGGGTTGTTCGGTTTTCCTTGTTCATTCGGTCGTCGATGAGAGTTTATCGGTATATGAAGATTGTACAGAAATTAAAAGAAAGAGATTGAATTAGAATTTATTTTTTACCCAAGGATTTAGATTGATTATCATTTACAAAGGGGGAGGAGAAATTTAGATGCTAGCGGGAATGTTGATTACCTTGCGGGAAGGGACTGAGGCTTTCCTGATTTGCTGCCCCGGCACCAAAAAGTCCAAAACCAGCCGGCCTGAATACTGAAAAAATGCAATTCAAGTAACCACCTGCACAAGTTAACAGCTTGCTCTGCACCCCCACCGGGTTTAAAATACATAATTAGAGAGTGCAAAAAGGTAGAAAAGGGGTAGAAAGAATGAATGGCGTTTGGCCATTGTTAACATCCGCGTTGAGCGCTGTATTTAGCCTGCTGTTAATCCGCCAATACCTGGAGCGCCGTAAAACTCACCAGTGGTTATGGGCGTTCGGTTTTGCCCTGTTTGCCTTTGCCGCTTTTGGCGAGTTTTACTCGGAGGTAGCCGCTTGGAATGTCACACTTTACCGCCTGTATTATGTCAGTGCTGCAGCCCTGGTAGCTTACCTGGGTGCGGGAACAGTGTTTCTTATTTTTTCACGACGGGTAGGCTGGGCATTTCTGA is a window encoding:
- the lgt gene encoding prolipoprotein diacylglyceryl transferase → MKQVLTIGPIHIYFFGLMIALGALTAIILFVREAKHKGLNHRLLLDGALYSLLGGIVGARLVYVLVYNPAYYLANPMEIIFINKGGLSIHGGILGGFLVGYLFIKSHKLPFWEVADTVAPALILAQGIGRVGCDVFGAPMGTPLPWGVTVDGVLLHPAQVYEFLLDYLLFAYLWLKRTRASYSGQVFLHYLIGYSLIRGIVEFTRTNPVVYGPFTVAHLMSAIGIVIGLILIWRRKQEAQPKASATSSTINLWGTSLTTLLLMVGSLLVYYGVQG